TCTATCTATTTATCTTTCTCGCACCTTAACGTGAACACTGCTAGACCAAAATTGTgttctaaaattattttttatgggtcCAGATAACACTCGTCTCTATTTACTCTAATTCAAAAACCAAAGTTTTgttcttaacttattttaaatggACACTACAATTAATCCCACAAATTATACTTTCTATGATAAAGTATTTGCTTTATTGACACAGTTTCATGTCATTTCTCTCCAACGCTTGGAACAAaacaaattgttttaaaaacacAACGTAAAACCTGCGTTGGAGAGAAACCcatcaaacgcttcttcaaaaaaaagaaacccATCAAACGTGAATTATCTATTTGTCTTGTTGCCgcttttaatttaacaaaataccTTCGAACCCATCAAACGAGGGGGCGGGAGAAAAACATGAATCcatgaattttcattttcatacatACTAAAAAGTACTTCTAGTCTTTGTCAAGCACttaaaggtttaaatatgtctcaAATCAAATTTCAGCTAGTTCTTCCATGAAACTGAGATAGGAAAGAAGCTATCAAAAATGAACACAAACATATCCTTGCAAATTTCACTTTTGTCGACAAATAAAAATTCACTTGAAGCACTTGGCATCCAACAGAGGTTCCCCCTCAAAAGGTTCAAAATCTTCAATCATCTGACCGACACGCTCCTTTTGAGCTTCATCTGAGATGTCGACCTTTGTCCATTCATACAGCTCCATGTCATAGCATTCATCCATCACAAATTTAGGGATTTCTTGCCCACGGAAAAGCCACAACCCTTTTACCTTAAAAGGTGGCTCAGAACCGATAACAAGCATCTTTCCAAAAGCATATTTGCGGGCTAAATCCATCCGCTGAAGAAATCCACCAACCTTGTTCAATGTCACAAAGGAAACAGTGTTCTCATCATTGTATTTGTAATCACAGAACCAAAGAGAGTACCCTTCAGGATCATACATGTCCCAAAATCCTGCAAGATAGAAGACGGATTTAAAACGATTTTGCCTATGTATGTCTTATAAAAATCTTTGACATTCTTTGAGGGAATATATAGAACCGCAAATTTCACAATGAACAGTcacaaaattgaaaacaataacATCAAAGGGGGACACAATAACAATACCTTTGATAGCAACCTCTCTGAAGTTGTTTTTAGTGTTCGAGTAGAGTCTTTTCCAGTCATCCAGTATCATCTTGCTTGGAGGAAGAAGATCAAGTGGATTCTTGGGTTTGGGCTTGGGTGCctcttcttctgcttcttctttcGGCTTTTCTGGCACCTTCTTGGCCTCCTTCTTGGGTTCGTCGTTTACCTTGGCCTTAGAATCTTTAGGCTGGGAAGGCTTCTTTGCAGATTGAAGAGGTTGTACAGCTTCAGCCTGCTTGACTTGGCCTAATATCTTGCGGAAGTTTGGCTGATTGACCAAGGTCCAAAAGTATCTCTCAACATGAGGAAACTCTGAGGAGAAGCTCTTGACAAAGAGACGGGTGAAACCAACATACAAATTGCATGTCGTTATGATGTCAGCCAGGGTAACAGAGTGGCCAACTAGGTAAGTATTGGAGGCAAGGTGAGTGTTCAAAGCATTCAAAGCTCTCTTCAGGCCAGTAATTGCAATCTCTTCAGCCTTCATccagaaaaataattaagatcAGGATAAAATATCATAGCAACAAGATGTtaacaagaacaaaaatattgaaGATGTAAAtaaacctatgaagcacagataTGGACACCGACACGTTGACACCGCtaacaatttgagaaaatcatataattcagggTAATCATATGTGTCAATTTCAGACCGGGACACGCCTATAATCGGAGGAATGTTCGTGCTTCATAGAAATAAACCAACTAGGGTGAAGTATCCGTGTCGATACATATCTAACACTCTTTTAAGATTCTCTGACATACACATCTGAGAAATatccaattaattttaaaataagtttggGATACGGTGTGGCATGGATTGGCTGGATATGTCTAATCATCTATTtacaattattatataatattgattCTAAATAGAGTTCAGTGTATGGAAAATGTTGAGGAGAGAAGACTTACTGGAGGAAGGTAAACCCCATATCCCAATCTTGGATAGAGCCACTTGTTAATATTAGAATCAACCTCCAAGGATGAAAAATCAATCCATTGTTCAATTTGAGCCTGAAAGAACAAGAGAATGAATAGTTGAATACATAGAagaaataataaagaaatagaatagaattaaaagaagaaaacaagacTTACATATTGAATCAAAGAAGAACCATACaaagtgttgttgttgttttgtctGGCAACATAACGAGCAATAGCATTGCTCTCAAAGACAGGACCATCAGGGGTTTCCAAGACAGGAACCTTGCCAAGAGGATTCATGTCGAGAAATTGAGGTGTCTTGTTAGAGACACCCATCTCAAAATTGGGAGTCAATTGAAGTTGGACAGAAGCATATTCAGCTGCAATGCGTGCCTTGTAAgcatttttgttgatttcacCGGAATGAAGGATCTAATTGATAATTAGGGTTAGATTAGATCGATGAAATGAAGGGAATGAATGAAAAGAGTTCACTTACCAGAGCCATATTAGGGTCGATCTGGACTGAACCTGCTTATTGCTGCgaataataatcaaaatcaaaatcaaaatcaaagataACGATAATGAAAACTGAAAAGAAACCAAATCTGCCAAGAGATTTTACTTACAGAGGCAGTTAGTTTGAGCGGCGGAGTGATTTAGGGTTTCAGTTCCTCTCACTGCTATGCGATTTACTAGTACTAGTATattcctttcctttttcttttcttttttaacaaatactcaTTTTCGTTTTTATAAGATTATTTAATTTGTCCGAACTTATTTGGTTTGTAAAACAGAAAGAAAGTATTGAACAGAACAGTGCcaagacaaatttttttatgtcattgattgattttttgttttatatgatttttggaggacaaaatgttattttggtattttaaacaACTTGTACGCgtgacaaaaatataaatttttgtcctgtcccttgcctcaAGTTTGTCCTATatctgaaacagttttacaaatcaaacacaactagagttgttctgtcatgtctttcattttttagcaaatcaaacgcactatagtttataattttatattccaTTAATCAAAATAGTCGTACTAgctttttcttatataaattaatatgagAGTATATACATAGTTCTGATATGACAAAAAAGATATTGATTAAGTGGTATGACTGTATTAACAAAACATTTTATAGGAAGAGACTGTTTtaacttatattattattattttagaatttcgATACGCAAGACCAAAAATAATCAtttgtctttctttctttcaccaCTTCCACCCCACGTTCTATTTccttctcttttttcttctttttattttataaataaattgtttctccaaaaaaaaaaaattgtgagaaaTATTTCTATCAATAATATGATAAGTAAATACATGATAGTTGATACTCTAGTAGCAATTTGCCGACcaaattgtataaatatttattagtatttttgtaTAAGGAAACTCAacaaaattcatgttttataaatgaatcaattatttcatcattaaattatttgatctaaatgattaaaaagatattccctttatttctttttaatggttacattttgacttttaacattaacttttgaaattaaCTAAGACAACAAAT
The genomic region above belongs to Medicago truncatula cultivar Jemalong A17 unplaced genomic scaffold, MtrunA17r5.0-ANR MtrunA17Chr0c12, whole genome shotgun sequence and contains:
- the LOC25494379 gene encoding elongation factor 1-gamma, translating into MALILHSGEINKNAYKARIAAEYASVQLQLTPNFEMGVSNKTPQFLDMNPLGKVPVLETPDGPVFESNAIARYVARQNNNNTLYGSSLIQYAQIEQWIDFSSLEVDSNINKWLYPRLGYGVYLPPAEEIAITGLKRALNALNTHLASNTYLVGHSVTLADIITTCNLYVGFTRLFVKSFSSEFPHVERYFWTLVNQPNFRKILGQVKQAEAVQPLQSAKKPSQPKDSKAKVNDEPKKEAKKVPEKPKEEAEEEAPKPKPKNPLDLLPPSKMILDDWKRLYSNTKNNFREVAIKGFWDMYDPEGYSLWFCDYKYNDENTVSFVTLNKVGGFLQRMDLARKYAFGKMLVIGSEPPFKVKGLWLFRGQEIPKFVMDECYDMELYEWTKVDISDEAQKERVGQMIEDFEPFEGEPLLDAKCFK